A window of the Radiobacillus deserti genome harbors these coding sequences:
- the msrA gene encoding peptide-methionine (S)-S-oxide reductase MsrA yields MNDNPQVTNKQKATLGMGCFWGPDSLFGSLPGVIQTKVGFAGGTTLDPTYRQMGDHTETVQIVFDADRISYQELLHVFWGNHNAIKDRFYKERQYISILLYHSNAQKDIAEEVKKEWEDKLNGDIQTEFQAFQVFYRAEDHHQKYNLKRFKKATEIIRELFPVEEDFVQSTIVARLNGFVKEHGKMSEIKQEIEQWNLSDEKKRELLLLLNRIKW; encoded by the coding sequence ATGAACGATAACCCGCAAGTAACAAATAAGCAAAAGGCCACTTTGGGTATGGGATGTTTTTGGGGACCGGATTCCTTATTTGGCTCTCTACCAGGTGTCATACAAACAAAAGTTGGATTCGCAGGTGGTACGACGCTTGATCCGACTTATCGACAAATGGGAGATCATACAGAAACGGTTCAAATCGTTTTTGATGCAGACCGTATTTCATATCAGGAGCTGTTGCACGTTTTTTGGGGGAATCATAACGCGATAAAGGATCGCTTTTATAAAGAAAGACAATATATATCGATCCTTCTGTACCATTCCAATGCCCAAAAAGATATTGCAGAAGAAGTGAAAAAAGAGTGGGAAGACAAGCTAAATGGGGACATTCAAACCGAATTTCAAGCTTTCCAAGTATTTTATCGTGCCGAAGACCACCATCAAAAGTATAATTTGAAACGGTTTAAAAAAGCAACGGAGATAATTCGAGAGCTTTTTCCAGTCGAGGAAGACTTTGTCCAGTCTACCATTGTTGCGAGACTTAATGGATTCGTGAAGGAACATGGAAAGATGTCAGAAATAAAGCAAGAAATCGAGCAGTGGAATCTGTCGGATGAAAAAAAGAGAGAATTACTTCTCTTGCTAAACAGAATAAAATGGTAG
- a CDS encoding DUF3892 domain-containing protein encodes MDNNQFEEIFNQYKADGEQQAHQEVQQVNPNQEQIIAVRKNEDGDIIAIKTESGRELDYVTALQEAKAGKLAHVDVFHKYGRDILRSEPDGIKENNLDQLDTF; translated from the coding sequence ATGGATAATAACCAGTTTGAAGAAATTTTTAATCAATACAAAGCTGATGGAGAGCAACAAGCACACCAAGAAGTACAACAGGTAAATCCAAATCAAGAACAAATTATTGCGGTTAGAAAAAATGAGGATGGAGACATTATTGCTATTAAGACCGAAAGTGGGAGAGAGCTCGATTATGTAACTGCATTGCAGGAAGCGAAAGCAGGAAAATTGGCGCATGTGGATGTGTTTCATAAATACGGAAGAGACATTCTTCGCAGTGAGCCAGATGGTATAAAAGAAAATAACTTGGATCAATTGGATACGTTTTAA
- a CDS encoding erythromycin esterase family protein, translated as MDRQIKQAIQTHATPFQSNADLKPIIGAIGDANIVLLGEASHGTSEFYSIRAELTKRLIVDKGFEVIAVEGDWPACQKVNHYIKHYNAAPDIKEVLKAFNRWPSWMWANEEMAELFEWIKHYNLAQEKKIGFYGIDVYSLYESMDEIMNYLKETEAKGADLELAKKAFHCLDASNRQEEQYAISAAFFSESCIDEVTKLLASIRSHEGLYNSEQEEDLNLKMNALAAKNAENYYRTMVQHDAESWNIRDRHMVEALEEIRTYYGDETKVIVWEHNTHVGDASATDMNDAGMINVGQLLREQNKKEDVFIVGFGTNKGSVIAAEEWGQNLERKIVPQAVEGSWEHAMHQAGAHNKFLIFTNDNKHLFQQKIGHRAIGVVYNPEFESYGNYVPSVVGNRYDAFIYVDQSHALHPIDVSPLLQR; from the coding sequence ATGGACAGACAAATCAAGCAAGCCATTCAAACACATGCTACTCCGTTCCAATCAAACGCTGATTTAAAACCAATTATCGGGGCAATTGGAGATGCAAATATTGTATTACTAGGTGAAGCAAGTCATGGTACATCCGAATTTTACTCCATTCGTGCTGAATTAACGAAGAGACTTATAGTCGACAAAGGATTTGAAGTGATAGCAGTTGAAGGAGATTGGCCAGCCTGTCAAAAGGTGAATCATTACATCAAACATTACAATGCTGCTCCAGATATTAAAGAGGTCTTAAAGGCATTTAACCGGTGGCCATCTTGGATGTGGGCAAATGAAGAAATGGCGGAACTCTTTGAATGGATCAAACATTATAACTTAGCACAGGAAAAGAAAATTGGATTTTATGGTATTGATGTTTATTCTCTCTATGAATCCATGGATGAAATTATGAACTATTTGAAGGAAACAGAGGCCAAAGGAGCAGACCTTGAGCTGGCGAAGAAGGCCTTCCATTGCTTGGATGCGTCAAATCGTCAGGAAGAGCAATATGCAATATCGGCTGCATTTTTCTCGGAAAGCTGCATAGATGAAGTTACGAAGCTTTTAGCATCGATTCGCTCTCATGAAGGTTTATACAATAGTGAACAAGAAGAAGACTTAAATTTAAAAATGAATGCTCTCGCTGCAAAAAATGCGGAAAACTACTACCGAACTATGGTTCAGCACGATGCAGAATCATGGAACATCCGAGATCGCCATATGGTCGAAGCTTTGGAAGAGATTCGAACATATTATGGGGACGAAACGAAAGTCATTGTCTGGGAGCATAATACCCATGTAGGAGATGCTTCAGCTACAGATATGAATGATGCTGGCATGATTAATGTCGGACAACTACTTCGTGAGCAAAACAAAAAAGAGGATGTATTTATAGTAGGATTTGGAACGAATAAAGGGTCTGTTATTGCGGCAGAAGAATGGGGACAAAATTTAGAGCGTAAGATTGTGCCACAGGCTGTGGAAGGGTCTTGGGAACACGCGATGCATCAAGCTGGTGCCCATAATAAATTTTTGATTTTCACAAATGATAACAAACATCTGTTCCAGCAAAAGATTGGACATAGGGCTATAGGCGTCGTATACAATCCTGAATTTGAATCCTATGGCAACTATGTACCTTCTGTAGTAGGTAATCGATACGATGCCTTTATTTATGTGGATCAATCGCACGCTCTTCATCCAATTGACGTTTCTCCGCTGTTACAAAGGTAA
- a CDS encoding methyl-accepting chemotaxis protein, producing MSTDITTYDENVEVEEKKLDPKMEAFMEVAPFLMELFPHDFNLGIADRESLIFGIGCDAVPALPIGYKLHEGDGLYEAVHLNQVQKVVLPSEIFGFPVFGTTMPLHDSKGNVIGAVGVASSLQEYNTLFEIATKLSEAVDQVSATIEEMASSITNSSDNIHNISGQSSTVLDSINEIDKVAKMVREVSERSQILGLNASIEAARAGEYGKGFSVVASEIRKMAENSKNHTDTIRQTASTINGLISNLHDSISQVSGEAEGQSAATEQLAATIQEISDTANELATYAGKILNGYNQN from the coding sequence TTGAGTACTGATATAACGACTTATGACGAAAACGTGGAAGTAGAAGAAAAGAAACTAGATCCAAAAATGGAAGCCTTTATGGAGGTAGCACCCTTCTTAATGGAACTTTTCCCCCATGACTTTAACCTTGGTATTGCAGACCGTGAAAGCTTAATCTTTGGAATTGGTTGTGATGCCGTTCCTGCATTGCCAATCGGATATAAACTTCATGAAGGGGACGGACTATATGAAGCTGTTCATTTGAACCAAGTACAAAAAGTTGTCCTGCCAAGTGAGATTTTCGGATTTCCGGTTTTTGGCACAACCATGCCACTTCATGATAGTAAAGGTAACGTAATAGGTGCTGTAGGTGTGGCTAGTAGCTTACAAGAATATAATACGCTATTTGAAATTGCGACTAAATTGTCTGAGGCTGTGGATCAGGTCAGTGCTACGATTGAAGAAATGGCTAGCTCGATTACAAACTCTTCCGATAATATTCATAATATCTCTGGCCAATCTAGTACTGTGCTAGACAGTATTAATGAAATTGATAAAGTGGCAAAAATGGTTCGTGAAGTATCAGAACGTTCACAAATTCTCGGCTTAAATGCATCTATTGAAGCGGCTAGAGCAGGGGAATACGGGAAAGGATTCTCTGTAGTTGCGAGTGAAATTCGGAAAATGGCAGAGAATTCTAAGAATCATACAGATACAATTCGACAAACAGCTTCTACTATTAATGGCCTTATTTCCAATCTTCACGATTCTATTTCCCAAGTCAGTGGAGAAGCTGAAGGTCAGTCTGCTGCAACAGAGCAACTGGCAGCAACTATTCAAGAAATTAGTGATACTGCAAATGAATTAGCTACCTACGCTGGTAAAATCTTAAACGGATACAATCAAAACTAA
- a CDS encoding PadR family transcriptional regulator, which yields MSSSQMLKGILEGCLLSIISEKETYGYEMMQILGDCGFTMVSEGSIYPLLIRLKKEGLVETNSKPLPSGGPKRKYYTLTEKGKEELETFKKNWNAISNGVIQLLEREGETNEGI from the coding sequence ATGTCCTCTAGTCAGATGCTGAAAGGAATATTAGAAGGATGTTTACTTTCCATCATTTCTGAAAAGGAAACGTATGGATATGAAATGATGCAAATATTGGGGGATTGTGGGTTCACCATGGTTAGTGAAGGAAGCATTTATCCACTGCTTATTCGATTAAAGAAAGAAGGACTGGTGGAGACCAATTCTAAACCATTACCTTCTGGTGGGCCAAAACGAAAATATTATACGTTAACCGAAAAAGGAAAAGAAGAGTTGGAAACCTTTAAGAAGAACTGGAATGCCATTTCAAATGGAGTAATACAACTTCTAGAAAGGGAAGGGGAAACAAATGAAGGTATCTAA
- a CDS encoding HAAS domain-containing protein yields the protein MKVSKNSQTFLENLRVYLVASGKNENEIEETIDELHDHLLEAEQNGKNVEQIIGMSPKEYMESIAHEMKGDVHGWSKYLFLIAIGAATFIVLGDALREGLSYTILELIGYPIIFALFLLAVVKCIKFLASAKLKKGIEWLLYWMIGGIPLGLMLLLLFLNDRWQTPMITFNQTANAITIGVAIAVLIGLSVWARSWVMILVAILLVVPDIILDRLPLEETSRLVSSSIVTSVLIIALFLIALRKEKRENAS from the coding sequence ATGAAGGTATCTAAAAATAGTCAAACGTTTTTGGAAAATCTTAGAGTTTATTTAGTTGCAAGTGGAAAAAACGAAAACGAAATTGAAGAAACCATCGATGAACTCCATGACCACCTGTTAGAAGCAGAACAGAATGGGAAAAATGTGGAGCAAATTATTGGAATGTCACCGAAGGAATATATGGAAAGCATAGCGCATGAAATGAAAGGAGATGTTCATGGTTGGTCTAAATATTTGTTTCTTATAGCTATTGGAGCAGCAACATTTATCGTGCTAGGTGATGCCCTTAGAGAAGGACTTTCATATACTATTTTAGAACTGATCGGATATCCAATCATTTTCGCCTTGTTTTTATTAGCAGTTGTTAAATGTATCAAGTTTTTAGCAAGTGCAAAACTGAAAAAAGGAATAGAATGGTTGTTGTATTGGATGATAGGTGGAATTCCTTTAGGATTAATGCTTCTTCTTCTGTTTTTAAACGATAGATGGCAAACTCCAATGATTACATTTAATCAAACTGCGAATGCGATAACGATAGGGGTTGCAATAGCTGTGTTAATTGGTTTATCTGTCTGGGCACGGAGCTGGGTCATGATATTGGTAGCAATTCTTTTAGTTGTTCCAGATATCATACTTGATAGATTACCACTAGAAGAGACGAGTAGGCTTGTGTCTAGCTCCATTGTAACAAGCGTCTTGATAATTGCTTTATTCTTAATAGCACTAAGAAAAGAGAAGCGAGAGAATGCATCGTAA
- a CDS encoding nuclease-related domain-containing protein, with the protein MNFLKFLKKDEKKPEYKPTKKKSEQTEEVAVRKGEIGEHKIDIQLSQLPKEYKYINDLLIPNPKSKSGYSQVDHVIVSPFGIFVIETKNYQGTIYGSRERKNWLLNGKFKMINPIIQNYGHIKALEAFIDKSYHDHMYSMISFTKRCTLKIDMSLREITAKEMVIYDLYFLETVNRKAAILKLEYKEPIISNSNIQHIFEHLQKVNIIDPKVREKHKDILSGNVKQHDSTELCVICKKPVSEKVKSYCLSNKKFNGKVYCYDHQKSSS; encoded by the coding sequence ATGAATTTTTTAAAATTTTTAAAGAAGGATGAGAAGAAACCAGAATATAAACCTACAAAGAAGAAATCCGAACAAACTGAGGAAGTTGCAGTCAGAAAAGGTGAAATAGGGGAACATAAAATAGATATACAATTATCCCAATTACCTAAAGAATACAAATATATAAATGATTTGCTTATACCCAATCCAAAATCCAAATCAGGCTATTCTCAAGTAGACCATGTGATTGTAAGTCCTTTCGGCATTTTTGTGATTGAAACAAAAAATTATCAAGGAACCATATATGGATCTAGAGAACGGAAAAATTGGCTGTTAAATGGAAAGTTCAAAATGATCAACCCAATTATCCAAAATTATGGTCATATTAAGGCACTCGAAGCATTTATTGACAAAAGCTATCATGACCATATGTATTCGATGATTTCTTTTACGAAGAGATGTACGCTAAAAATCGATATGAGTCTCAGAGAAATTACAGCGAAAGAAATGGTTATTTACGACTTGTATTTTTTGGAGACAGTCAATCGAAAGGCAGCTATACTTAAGCTGGAATACAAGGAACCGATTATTTCTAATTCGAATATCCAACACATTTTTGAACATCTTCAAAAGGTGAATATTATAGATCCCAAGGTTCGAGAAAAGCATAAAGACATTTTAAGTGGAAATGTGAAACAACACGACTCGACTGAACTTTGTGTTATCTGCAAGAAACCAGTGTCTGAAAAAGTGAAGAGTTACTGCTTGTCTAACAAGAAATTTAATGGGAAAGTTTATTGCTATGACCATCAAAAAAGCAGCTCTTAA
- a CDS encoding DUF4188 domain-containing protein: MKQVNVGRFTTGNENDLVVFVIGMRINQWWAIHKWLPVLLAMPPMIKELYTNKQLGFHSLESFPSFRTTFMIQYWRTSEDLLAYARGNLHLTAWKKFNQLTRNNPSVGVYHETYLVPKGQYESVYVNMPLFGLSRVKQPIALTPETTSADKRLKGTEKAAR, from the coding sequence ATGAAACAAGTAAATGTCGGGCGTTTCACAACAGGAAACGAGAATGATCTAGTTGTGTTTGTGATTGGAATGAGAATAAACCAATGGTGGGCAATTCATAAATGGCTACCAGTTTTATTGGCTATGCCACCTATGATTAAAGAATTGTACACGAACAAGCAATTAGGATTCCATTCATTAGAATCCTTTCCATCCTTTCGTACCACGTTTATGATTCAATATTGGCGAACATCTGAAGACCTCCTAGCCTATGCGAGAGGGAATCTACACCTAACTGCATGGAAAAAATTCAATCAATTGACTAGAAATAATCCTTCGGTAGGTGTATATCACGAAACTTACCTTGTACCAAAAGGACAGTATGAAAGTGTGTATGTGAACATGCCTTTGTTTGGTTTATCTCGAGTAAAACAGCCAATAGCTCTTACACCTGAAACTACTAGTGCAGATAAGCGATTAAAAGGAACGGAAAAAGCAGCTCGTTAA
- a CDS encoding PadR family transcriptional regulator, which yields MKINHTKFAILGLLTTGCHTGYSIKQMIDGSLNHFWKISYGQIYPTLKILVEEGLATVKETIQEGKPNKKEYRITNKGMEALQNWLRSPIEDIPFEKNEFILKLFFSRHEPETTAIVKLETYLERLQARYSTYSSIESMIVTSLSNEEDASYWLFTLDYGIRTTKAAMDWCRDTIQKLKEMGNAK from the coding sequence ATGAAAATAAATCATACGAAATTCGCCATTTTAGGATTATTAACTACTGGCTGTCATACTGGATATTCCATTAAGCAAATGATTGACGGAAGTTTGAATCACTTTTGGAAAATAAGCTATGGGCAAATCTATCCTACGCTTAAGATATTAGTCGAAGAAGGACTAGCAACTGTCAAAGAAACGATACAGGAAGGAAAACCAAATAAGAAAGAATACCGTATAACAAATAAAGGGATGGAGGCCCTCCAAAACTGGTTAAGAAGTCCAATTGAAGACATCCCCTTCGAAAAGAATGAGTTTATTCTAAAATTATTTTTCAGTCGGCATGAGCCAGAAACCACTGCCATTGTAAAGCTGGAAACATATTTAGAGAGGCTTCAAGCTCGATATAGCACGTATTCGTCTATTGAATCTATGATTGTCACCTCTTTATCGAATGAGGAAGATGCCAGTTATTGGCTATTCACCTTAGATTATGGAATTCGAACAACTAAAGCCGCTATGGATTGGTGTAGAGATACAATTCAAAAACTAAAGGAGATGGGGAATGCAAAATGA